CTTATGTTGAAAAGTGATTTCTTGGACACGAACTACCTACACCCACAAAGTTGCCAGAGAGGGTCCGCTGAGGTTTTCCTGTCGTTATTTCCCATAACTGAATGAAGTCATCGCCTCCTGCAGAAGCTAGCAGTTGCCCATCAGGGCTGAACTCAATACTTGATACTGTGTTAGTGTGACGACTAAGTGTGTAAAGCAATTTGCCAGTCTTCACTTCCCATAGCCGGATGATATTATCTCCCCCTCCTGACGCCAGCAATTTCCCGTCGGGGCTAAACCTGACTCTCCAAACTTCAAGGGGAATAGTTTCGTATTTCCACTCAAGTTTCTGGATCAATCGTCCCGTCTTAACGTCCCATATCCTTACACTCCCATCAGCACTGCCTGACGCCAGCAAGCTCCCATCAGGGCTAAAGTCAACTGAAACAACTTTGCGTGGATGCCCTTCAAGAGTTTGCAGGAGTTGACCAGTTGTGACATCCCATAATCGAATGTTTTGATTTTCTACAACGTCATCTGCTGTTGCCACTATTTGGCCGCTTGGGTGAAGAGACATATCCCAAATATATGCTCCTGTCTCGATAAGCCTTACTTGCTTGAGTGATTTGTTGTAGATGTACAAGCCGATAGTACTGGCAATTACAATAGGCTCTCCTTGCGATGCCCAAACAATCTTTTGTGCCCGCCCCATGCCTATTCTCATAATGCGCTTTGCAGAAAACGATAACGGCGCAGGTTGAGGCGTAAATGTCGGCGTTAGACTCTGTGTGTTTGTGGGATTGGGCGTTAGAGTAGCTGTCGGCTGGAGCTGAGGCGCTGGGGTGGTAGCCGTAAAAGGAATCCCTGGTTTGGATGTGCCACAGCCCGCCAGAAAAATGGCTAACAACAAAGAACCGGCAAAGGAATTGAGTTTACCCATAGCTTTTATGCATAAAGAGAAGCAACCCTACATTACTTTACCCATACATGCCAGTCGTCGCCCAACTCGCGGTGCGCGCCGGGATTCAAGTTGGGGCAGTTGCATTTGCGCTCGGCGGGCAGGGCGGCGATGACGGGTTCAAGTTGCTCGAGAGTCGGCGACTGGCCGACGACGACGAGGGCGGCGTAACAAAGCTCGAGTTCGCGGGCCGGCGACCATTCGGGCGCAAGGCCCCACACGGCTACATCGCCGCCCAGGGCGCGCCAGGCTTTGGCTTCGGCGGGAGTGATGGGACGGGGCGGGCAGGCGACGGCAGTGCCAAGAGAGAAAGAGTTAGAGTTAGAGCTAGGGTTTGAAATAGCGGCGGTGAGGGCGGCGCGAGTTTCATTACAGAACGGCGGAGTCATTTGCACGTAGCCCAGGCCGCGATTGACGAAGAAGGTGGTGGGGCCGCCGCGGGTTTGATCGATCACATCGTCCGGCACAAGGCAGTCGCCGGGCTTCAGCAGGCGGTTGAGGAGCAAGCCGTTGAAGAGGCCGATAATGCGTGCTACGCCCATTTCTTTGGCGGCATAGACGCGCGCGCGCGGGTCGCCGTCGCGCCCGAAAAGGCCGATCTCGCGCCCAGCGATTGTGGCAACACTAAACGTAGCCGGGCCGAAAGGGGCGTCGGTTGTTTTGTTCGCGGGCGCGTCCGCGCCCCAAATCGCAATTTCCATCAATTCTTCTCCAGCAGTTGCGCCGCTTTCAAACATAGGGCCAGACCTTCTCTTGCCACTTCCGGGCCGAAGCGGCGCGGCGAGCCGGGCCGGGCCAACCCTGAAGCGATGTTGGTGACGATGCATAGCGAGGCGTAAGGCAGGCTCATTTCGTCGGCGAGAAACACTTCGGGGACAAGCGTCATGCCTACCACGTCCGCGCCCATTTGGGCGAAGGCGGCGATCTCGGCGGGAGTTTCGAGACGCGGGCCTTCGGTGCAAACGTAGACGCCGCGCGAAAACGCAGGGGTCGCCGACTCGATCAAAGCGGCCCGACCGGCCTCCCAAAACGTCCCCTTGAGAGACGGCGTCCCCGACGATTGGAAAGAGGCGGCGTCGCGCGCGCGAGTCGCGTCAATCAAATCATCCGGCACGAGCTTATCGCCAACATTGAGCATGGGATTGATCGCGCCGACGCCGTTCCACGACAAAATGGCAGTTGCCCCGTATTCTTTGGCCGCCCACAGGTTGGCGCAATGGTTGACGAAGGCGGCGGAGCGGGCCAGCTTGTCTGCGCCGTGGCGCGATGAGAAAAGAACCCCCACCCCCGGCCCCCGCTTGCGCGCCGTTGAAAAAACACCAACAGGGGAGGGGAGAGAGAACCGCAAAAAGATCGGCGCAGGGCCGAAGGGGGTGTCGAGCGGCGGCAGGCTCTCGGCGTTGCCGAAGTCGGCGGGGGTGAGGTGGTAGGCGGCGGTTCCACCGAAGATGCAAATCACGATATGTTTCTCCCGATGGCATTGGCAACGCGGCGCAGACTTGGAACGAGATCGGCAAATTGATCGGTGGCGAGTGACTGTTGCCCGTCGGAGAGGGCAAGGGCGGGCTGAGGGTGAACTTCGACGAGCAGGCCGTCGGCGCCGGCGGCGAGGGCGGCGCGAGACACTTCAGGCACAAGGTCGGCGCGGCCGGTGGCGTGGCTGGGGTCAACGATGATCGGCAAGTCGCACAGGCGGTGCATGAGCGGCACGGCGTTGATGTCGAGGGTGAAGCGCGTGGCGGTTTCCACGGCGCGGATGCCGCGCTCGCACAAAATGATGCGCTCGTTGCCGCGCGCGCGAATGTGTTCGACCGCGCCGAGCCATTCTTCGACAGTGGCCGCGAGGCCGCGCTTGAGAATCACCGGCAGTTTCGTTTCGCCGATGGCGTGCAGGAGCGGGTAGTTCTGCATCGAGCGCGCACCGATCTGCAAAATTTGCGCGTGGCGGGCGACGAGGTCAACGTCGGTGTGGGCCATCACTTCGGTGACCACGGGCAGGCCGACGGCGTCGCCCGCTTGCCGCAAGAGGCGCAGGCCGTCGGCACCCAATCCTTGAAACGAGTGCGGAGTGGTGCGCGGCTTGAACGCGCCTCCTCGCAACACGGCGGCCCCGGCAGATTTGACGGCGCGAGCGGCGGCCAATATTTGATCTTCGGATTCCACCGAGCACGGCCCGGCCATGATGATCACGCCGGGGCCGCCGATGGTGAGGCCGCCGACCAAAGGGAAGGCGCGAGTGGCCGGGGCGGTCAAACCGATCTCCCAGCGGATCAGTTCGTGGCGCGGCCATTCCCAATCGTCGGGGCGAGTCGAGTTACCCATAAAAAAAGTGGTCGGCGATCTCGGATGCCTTGAACACACCCCGGTCGGTGACGATGGCCGTGATAAGTTCGGGCGGGGTGATGTCGAAGGCCGGGTAGTAGCCGCCGATGCCGGGGACGGCGGTGCGAATGCGGGCGGCGTTGCCTTGCGCGTCAACACCCATCGCATGAAACACTTCGTCGGGATTGCGCTCTTCGATGGGAATGTCTGCCCCGGTGCGCGTGTGCGGGTCGGGGCCGTCGTAGCCCAGCACGTAAAACGGGAGATGATGATGGTGGGCGGCGATAGCGATTTGATAGGTGCCGACTTTGTTGGTGATGTGACCGTCCAGGGTGATGCGGTCGGCGGCGCAGATAAACACGTCCACCAGCCCCCGGCTCATCACGAACGCAGGCATGCCGTCGGTGATGAGGGTGCAGGGGATGCCGAGTTCGCGGGCGGTGGCGGCGGTGAGGCGCGCCCCTTGCAGGTAGGGCCGGGTCTCGGTGGGAAACAGGTGCAACGACTTGCCCTGCTCTTTCGCGATCCACAACATTTGAGCGAGCGCCGCGCCGGCGATGCAATGAGTGAGGATGCGATCACCGTCGCGCAATAAATCGGCGGCAAAACTTCCGCACCGGCGGGCGACTTCGTTGCCGCGCTCGATCTCGCCGTTCACAAACGACAAGATCGCTTCGGCGTCTTCGCCCGCTTTGAGGGCTTGCGGAATCAAGTGATGCAGGTCGTCGGCGGTGGGGCGCGTGGCCAGGAGGCGTTGCGCGGCGGCGGGCAGGTTCTCGCCTTTGAAGGCGGCCAGGGCCAGGCCCAGCCCGGCGGCGTAAGCCAGCGGCGGCCCACCCTGCACTACCATGTCTTCAATCGCTCGCGCCACTTCCTCAACCGTGCGGCACTCGACAAATTCGGTCGCGAACGGATAGCGGCGGCGGTCGAGCAAAATCACCGCGCAACGTTCGCGGTCGTAGCGGAGGGTGTTGAAGCGGTCGGCGAGGAGAGCGGGGCAGGGCATGAAAATTAGAGAATTAGAGAATTGGAGACTTGCCCTGAGCGAAGTCGAAGGGTTGGAGAAGGGTGCGGATGGAGTCGGCGGAAACAAGGCCGGCGTGCATTTCGATGGCGGCTTCGGCTTCCTGGCGGATGTCGAGCGAGGGGCTGGAGGTGAGGCTGTCGGTGCCGAGGGCCACCGGGATTTCAGCGGCCAGAAACTTCTCCAGCGGCATCCGGCCACATTGCAGACGTTGATTACTGCGCGGGCAGTGAACGACCATTGAGCCGGAGCGGGCGATGCGCTGAATGTCGGCCTCGTCCACTTGCACGCAGTGGATGAGCAACGGTTTCGTTTCCAGCACGCCGAGGTCTTCGAGATAGGCAACGGGCGAGCAACGAGGGATGGGAAGATCGGGCAGGTTGAGGGCGCGTTTCAATTCCAGAAAATCGCCCGTGCCATGCTGGAGCAGTTCAACTTCAGCCTGGCTCTCGGCGATGTGAA
The nucleotide sequence above comes from Chloroflexota bacterium. Encoded proteins:
- the aroF gene encoding 3-deoxy-7-phosphoheptulonate synthase; translated protein: MGNSTRPDDWEWPRHELIRWEIGLTAPATRAFPLVGGLTIGGPGVIIMAGPCSVESEDQILAAARAVKSAGAAVLRGGAFKPRTTPHSFQGLGADGLRLLRQAGDAVGLPVVTEVMAHTDVDLVARHAQILQIGARSMQNYPLLHAIGETKLPVILKRGLAATVEEWLGAVEHIRARGNERIILCERGIRAVETATRFTLDINAVPLMHRLCDLPIIVDPSHATGRADLVPEVSRAALAAGADGLLVEVHPQPALALSDGQQSLATDQFADLVPSLRRVANAIGRNIS
- a CDS encoding s-methyl-5-thioribose-1-phosphate isomerase; this encodes MPCPALLADRFNTLRYDRERCAVILLDRRRYPFATEFVECRTVEEVARAIEDMVVQGGPPLAYAAGLGLALAAFKGENLPAAAQRLLATRPTADDLHHLIPQALKAGEDAEAILSFVNGEIERGNEVARRCGSFAADLLRDGDRILTHCIAGAALAQMLWIAKEQGKSLHLFPTETRPYLQGARLTAATARELGIPCTLITDGMPAFVMSRGLVDVFICAADRITLDGHITNKVGTYQIAIAAHHHHLPFYVLGYDGPDPHTRTGADIPIEERNPDEVFHAMGVDAQGNAARIRTAVPGIGGYYPAFDITPPELITAIVTDRGVFKASEIADHFFYG
- a CDS encoding MTAP family purine nucleoside phosphorylase, translating into MICIFGGTAAYHLTPADFGNAESLPPLDTPFGPAPIFLRFSLPSPVGVFSTARKRGPGVGVLFSSRHGADKLARSAAFVNHCANLWAAKEYGATAILSWNGVGAINPMLNVGDKLVPDDLIDATRARDAASFQSSGTPSLKGTFWEAGRAALIESATPAFSRGVYVCTEGPRLETPAEIAAFAQMGADVVGMTLVPEVFLADEMSLPYASLCIVTNIASGLARPGSPRRFGPEVAREGLALCLKAAQLLEKN
- a CDS encoding WD40 repeat domain-containing protein; this encodes MGKLNSFAGSLLLAIFLAGCGTSKPGIPFTATTPAPQLQPTATLTPNPTNTQSLTPTFTPQPAPLSFSAKRIMRIGMGRAQKIVWASQGEPIVIASTIGLYIYNKSLKQVRLIETGAYIWDMSLHPSGQIVATADDVVENQNIRLWDVTTGQLLQTLEGHPRKVVSVDFSPDGSLLASGSADGSVRIWDVKTGRLIQKLEWKYETIPLEVWRVRFSPDGKLLASGGGDNIIRLWEVKTGKLLYTLSRHTNTVSSIEFSPDGQLLASAGGDDFIQLWEITTGKPQRTLSGNFVGVGSSCPRNHFST